The proteins below come from a single Sander lucioperca isolate FBNREF2018 chromosome 20, SLUC_FBN_1.2, whole genome shotgun sequence genomic window:
- the lrtm2a gene encoding leucine-rich repeat and transmembrane domain-containing protein 2 has translation MPPHTHPPGGIGLPSPTYTTYHLARPVFLCVLCLVATLLPAASACPPPCLCDSDSLVVDCGSRGLSSLPPLHLLPPWSRSLLLANNKFASLGASAFANLSSLEELDLSNNYLDNLPAGLFRDMSNLTRLTLHNNSLTVMDRDLFQGLGGLQSLDLSLNGLSSVPLGLLDELQSLRWLSLAGNRLHGLERAAFEPLANLRHLELGHNPWECDCNLRDFKHWMEWLLYRGGKVDAVECTLPKDLRGRDIRGVPVEMFNYCLQLEDENGGGGEGSRSGQGGVPPCSRNALNPSGATPISDKSNTGHDSSSNMGGGGGGGGGGGGEATPDCVRARYRPVSVRRAIGTVVIAGVVCGIVCIMMVAAACYGCIYASLMAKYQRELKKRQPLMGDGDGDADGEDREEKQISSVA, from the exons ATGCCCCCACACACCCACCCCCCTGGGGGCATCGGCCTGCCCTCACCCACCTATACCACCTACCACCTGGCCAGACCTG TcttcctctgtgtcctctgccTCGTGGCGACGCTGCTGCCCGCAGCCTCCGCCTGCCCTCCTCCCTGTCTCTGCGACTCAGACAGCCTGGTGGTGGACTGCGGGAGCCGGGGTCTCTCCTCCCTGCCGCCCCTTCACCTCCTGCCTCCATGGAGCCGCTCCCTCCTGCTAGCCAACAACAAGTTTGCCTCGCTGGGAGCCTCTGCCTTCGCTAACCTCTCCTCTCTGGAG gAGCTGGACCTCTCTAATAACTACCTGGATAATTTACCAGCTGGATTATTCAGAGACATGTCCAACCTGACAAGACTGACTCTGCACAACAACTCACTAACTGTAATGGACAGAGACCTCTTCCAG GGTTTGGGGGGTCTTCAGAGTCTGGATCTATCCCTGAATGGCCTGTCCTCTGTTCCTCTGGGGCTACTGGATGAGCTGCAGAGCCTCAG GTGGCTGTCTCTAGCGGGTAACAGGCTTCATGGTTTGGAGAGGGCAGCGTTTGAGCCGCTTGCCAACCTACGACACCTGGAACTGGGACACAACCCCTGGGAATGTGACTGCAACCTCCGCGATTTTAAACACTGGATGGAGTGGCTGCTGTACAGAG gGGGGAAGGTGGATGCGGTGGAGTGCACGCTACCGAAGGATCTGCGTGGGAGAGACATCCGTGGTGTTCCAGTGGAAATGTTCAACTACTGCCTCCAACTTGAAGATGAGAATGGGGGAGGAGGTGAGGGTTCCCGTTCTGGACAAGGAGGTGTTCCTCCCTGCAGCAGGAACGCTCTTAACCCCAGTGGGGCAACACCAATTTCTGACAAAAGCAACACTGGTCATGACTCCTCTTCAAACatgggaggtggaggaggaggaggaggtggtggaggcGGAGAGGCAACTCCGGATTGTGTCCGTGCCCGTTACCGACCCGTGAGCGTGCGCCGCGCCATCGGCACAGTTGTGATTGCCGGAGTGGTGTGCGGCATCGTTTGCATCATGATGGTTGCAGCCGCGTGTTACGGCTGCATCTACGCCTCGCTGATGGCCAAGTATCAGAGAGAGCTGAAGAAGAGGCAGCCACTGATGGGAGACGGAGACGGAGACGCAGACGGGGAGGATAGGGAAGAGAAACAGATCTCATCTGTGGCCTAG